A region of Micropterus dolomieu isolate WLL.071019.BEF.003 ecotype Adirondacks linkage group LG01, ASM2129224v1, whole genome shotgun sequence DNA encodes the following proteins:
- the prmt6 gene encoding protein arginine N-methyltransferase 6, with product MSHVVKKRKLDKTRQDRLYFDSYTDVTIHEEMIADHVRTNTYRMAILRNSESIRGKVVLDVGAGTGVLSMFCVQAGAKKVYAVEACSIAEQAVKIVKQNNMEDKIEVIRGTVETVDLPEMVEVIVSEWMGYALLHESMLNSVLYARDKWLKPGGIILPSKAELYIAPICDPVVEDRLHFWYTVKDQYGVDMSCMSDFARRCIMNTDITVNSVTVEDVLSHPARFAELDLYSVTVEELRSVKGKFRCESFGSAAVNALCVYFTVTFPCPDKPQALVLSTSPFKPETHWKQAVLYLDTPVDVVQDTVVTGEVSMYPSEESARHICIHVDYIIGEEEKRQSKTFSIPDWSSEAQQ from the coding sequence ATGTCTCATGtcgtaaagaaaagaaaattggaTAAAACCCGACAGGACAGGCTGTACTTTGACAGCTATACCGATGTGACTATCCACGAGGAAATGATAGCGGACCACGTCCGAACTAACACGTACCGGATGGCGATACTAAGGAACAGTGAGTCCATACGTGGTAAAGTTGTACTGGACGTCGGGGCAGGAACCGGCGTTTTAAGCATGTTCTGTGTACAAGCCGGTGCTAAGAAAGTGTACGCAGTCGAAGCCTGTTCTATCGCCGAGCAGGCTGTGAAGATAGTGAAACAGAACAATATGGAGGACAAAATTGAAGTCATTCGAGGCACAGTGGAGACAGTGGACCTACCGGAGATGGTGGAAGTGATAGTGAGCGAGTGGATGGGTTATGCCCTCTTGCACGAGTCCATGCTCAACTCGGTCCTCTACGCGCGCGACAAGTGGTTAAAGCCCGGTGGCATCATCCTTCCCAGCAAAGCCGAGCTCTACATCGCACCCATCTGCGACCCGGTGGTGGAGGACCGCTTACATTTCTGGTACACCGTCAAGGACCAGTACGGCGTCGACATGTCTTGCATGTCCGACTTCGCCAGGAGATGTATCATGAACACCGACATCACTGTGAACTCGGTGACCGTCGAGGACGTGCTCTCCCACCCGGCGCGCTTCGCCGAGCTCGACTTGTACTCGGTCACCGTGGAGGAGCTGCGGTCGGTGAAGGGCAAGTTCAGGTGCGAGTCGTTCGGCTCGGCGGCGGTGAACGCTCTCTGTGTTTACTTCACGGTGACTTTCCCCTGCCCGGACAAGCCGCAGGCGCTCGTGCTCTCCACGTCTCCGTTCAAACCGGAGACGCACTGGAAGCAGGCGGTGCTGTACCTGGACACTCCGGTGGATGTGGTGCAAGACACGGTGGTCACCGGAGAGGTCAGCATGTATCCCTCGGAGGAAAGCGCCAGACATATATGTATCCATGTGGACTACATCataggagaagaggagaaaaggcAGTCCAAGACTTTTTCCATCCCTGACTGGAGCAGTGAGGCCCAGCAGTAG